From the Primulina tabacum isolate GXHZ01 chromosome 15, ASM2559414v2, whole genome shotgun sequence genome, one window contains:
- the LOC142525872 gene encoding uncharacterized protein LOC142525872: MSDFDCILGMDTLSNYRATVDCFHGVVRFRPYYGSKWNFYGSDSQSCIPLVSAMKMFRILSTGNEGFMIYALDATQGKRFEVSDIPVVKEFPDVFPDEIPGFPPQREIDFSIELVPGTNPISRAPYRLAPAELKELKEQLQDLLEKGYIRPIARYISVFKDRSPFWLPSA; this comes from the exons ATGTCTGACTTCGACTGTATTCTGGGAATGGATACTCTGTCTAATTATCGAGCTACggttgattgtttccatggagTCGTCAGATTCAGACCGTATTATGGCAGTAAATGGAATTTTTACGGTAGTGATTCGCAATCATGTATTCCATTAGTGTCAGCAATGAAAATGTTTAGAATCTTGTCGACAGGAAATGAAGGATTCATGATCTATGCACTTGATGCGACACAGGGAAAAAGATTTGAAGTTTCTGATATTCCTGTTGTCAAGGAATTCCCTGATGTGTTTCCCGATGAAATTCCTGGATTTCCACCCCAAAGGGAaatagattttagcattgagttGGTGCCCGGGACaaatcctatttctagagcaccaTACCGGTTGGCTCCAGCggaattgaaagaactcaaagagcaattACAGGACTTACTGGAAAAAGGCTATATTAGACCAA ttgcaaggtacaTCAGTGTATTCAAAGATCGATCTCCGTTCTGGCTACCATCAGCTTAG